A genomic region of Hippoglossus hippoglossus isolate fHipHip1 chromosome 8, fHipHip1.pri, whole genome shotgun sequence contains the following coding sequences:
- the jmjd8 gene encoding jmjC domain-containing protein 8 yields MEINRSINQAACVLLSVCVALTSQERPDDAGGWRLDSDVRLQDEGPCNIDVLDGSSLSYQQFIERYAFSRPVVLRALTDNTKFKLLCSKSTLLRDYGSRKVRLSTANTYSYRKVDVTFQEYVDKFLRPQSTHALGSDTMYFFGDNNFTEWQSLFEHYASPPYVLPRTSGAYSFGIAGPGTGVPFHWHGPGYSEVIYGRKRWFLYPPDKEPHFHPNHTTLSWVRDTYPHLPEDEAPLECTIRPGEVLYFPDRWWHATLNLDTSVFISTFLG; encoded by the exons ATGGAAATCAATCGATCGATCAATCAGGCCGCGTGCGTGCtgctgagcgtgtgtgtggctCTGACGTCACAGGAGCGGCCAGATGACGCGGGAGGCTG GAGGTTGGATTCAGACGTCCGGCTGCAGGATGAAGGTCCCTGTAACATCGACGTGTTGGACGGCTCCTCGCTCTCTTATCAACAGTTCATTGAAAG ATACGCCTTCAGTCGCCCAGTCGTCCTCCGAGCTCTGACTGATAACACG AAATTCAAGCTGCTCTGCTCCAAGTCGACTTTACTCCGAGATTACGGCTCCCGGAAAGTGCGGCTCAGTACAGCGAACACTTATTCTTACAGGAAAG tGGATGTCACTTTCCAGGAGTATGTGGACAAGTTCCTGAGGCCTCAGTCCACCCACGCTCTCGGCAGCG ACACCATGTATTTCTTTGGAGACAACAACTTCACCGAGTGGCAGAGTCTGTTCGAGCACTACGCGTCTCCACCGTACGTCCTGCCGCGCACCAGCGGAGCGTACAGCTTCGGGATCGCAG GCCCTGGAACAGGAGTTCCTTTTCACTGGCACGGCCCCGGTTACTCTGAGGTCATCTACGGAAGAAag CGTTGGTTCCTCTACCCGCCTGACAAGGAGCCTCACTTCCACCCCAACCACACCACCCTGTCCTGGGTGAGGGACACCTACCCCCACCTGCCCGAGGACGAGGCTCCACTGGAGTGCACCATCAGGCCGGGAGAG gTGCTGTATTTCCCTGACCGCTGGTGGCACGCCACTCTCAACCTGGACACCAGCGTGTTCATCTCCACTTTCCTCGGCTGA
- the LOC117765996 gene encoding trypsin-like: MEVKMLLCAVLLLVFSVSGNNAQLDVCGTAPLNTKIVGGEDAPAGTWPWQASLHRSGHFCGGSLINDQWIVTAAHCFSSTSTFGLVVYLGRDTQQGLNFNEQSRTVSTVIKHPDYDSDTNNNDITLLKLSSPVDFTNYVRPVCLAASGSDFQTGTTCWVTGWGTINSGVPLPFPQRLQEVTVPIVSQSSCRQAYGQLTNNMICAGLTEGGKDSCQGDSGGPLVSKNDSNETKWVLAGVVSFGKGCAEPNFPGVYTRVSEYESWINSQISSDQPGFVAFTGSGVSGADRTFALALPLLLSILPVLLPLFVLS; the protein is encoded by the exons ATGGAGGTGAAGATGTTACTttgtgctgtgctgctgctcgtcTTCTCTGTCTCAG GAAACAACGCACAGTTAGATG TTTGTGGCACCGCACCGCTCAACACGAAGATCGTGGGTGGAGAGGACGCCCCTGCAGGGACGTGGCCCTGGCAGGCGAGTCTGCATAGGAGCGGGCATTTCTGTGGAGGCTCCCTCATCAACGACCAGTGGATCGTGACGGCTGCTCACTGTTTCTCCAG CACCAGCACGTTTGGTTTGGTGGTTTACCTCGGACGGGACACTCAACAAGGCCTGAACTTTAACGAGCAGTCCCGGACGGTGTCCACGGTCATCAAACATCCAGATTATGATTCAGACACCAATAACAACGACATTACTCTGTTGAAACTGTCCTCGCCCGTGGATTTCACCAACTACGTCAGACCCGTGTGTCTGGCAGCAAGTGGCAGTGATTTCCAAACTGGGACAACCTGCTGGGTCACCGGCTGGGGAACTATTAACAGTGGTG TTCCCCTTCCTTTCCctcagaggctgcaggaggTGACTGTTCCCATCGTGTCCCAGAGTTCGTGTCGTCAAGCCTACGGTCAACTCACAAACAACATGATCTGTGCAGGTCTGACCGAGGGGGGGAAGGACTCCTGCCAG GGGGATTCAGGCGGCCCCTTGGTGAGTAAAAACGACTCGAACGAAACAAAGTGGGTCCTGGCTGGAGTGGTGAGTTTTGGAAAGGGCTGTGCTGAGCCCAACTTCCCAGGAGTCTACACCCGTGTGTCTGAGTATGAGTCCTGGATCAACAGCCAAATCTCCAGCGACCAGCCGGGCTTCGTCGCCTTCACCGGCTCTGGAGTGAGCGGCGCCGATCGCACCTTCGCCCTCGCACTTCCCCTGCTGCTGTCCatccttcctgttctcctccctctctttgtcctCTCGTAG
- the LOC117765992 gene encoding serine/threonine-protein kinase TAO2-like, with product MPSSSRAGNLKDPEVADLFCKDDPENLFADLREIGHGSFGAVYFARDVRNNEVVAIKKMSYSGKQTNEKWQDIIKEVKFLQKLRHPNTIEYLGCYLKEHTAWLVMEYCLGSASDLLEVHKKPLQEMEIAAITHGALQGLAYLHSHNMIHRDVKAGNILLTEPGQVKLGDFGSASIVAPANSFVGTPYWMAPEVILAMDEGQYDGKVDVWSLGITAVELAERKPPLFNMNAMSALYHIAQNESPILQSNHWSDSFRNFVDSCLQKIPQDRPTSDVLLNHRFLCRERPLTVIMDLIARTKDAVRELDNLQYRKMKKILFQETQQNGPRVRGGDDEEEVEQYLLRTGTVNSMESSQSVPSMSISASSHSSSVNSLADASDDSSNEMAMMQEGEHTVTSNSSIIHRPTGQDNIYDDPYQPEMDQPQVPSAVRRRAYYRNRDHFATIRTASLVTRQIQEHEQGSALREQMSGYKRMRRQHQKQLMGLENKLKAEMDEHQLKLDKELENQRNSFSTEADKLSKKHQAILEKETKAALTEEKKFQQHIQGQQKKELTSLLESQKRQYRQRKDQLKEELSENQSTPKREKQEWLIRQKECLQQMQAEEEASLLRRQRQYYELQCRQYKRKMLLARHNLEQDLLREDLNKKQTQKDLECAMLLRHHESTQELEFRQLSSVQRTRAELIRTQHQTELTNQMEYNNRREQELRQKHTMEVRQQPKSLKSKELQIKRQFQETCKIQTRQYKALRNHLLESTPKSDHKAVLKRLKEEQTRKLAILAEQYDHSINDMLSTQALRLDETQEAEYQVLRMQLQQELELLNAYQSKIKIHTDTQHEREVKDLEQRVSIRRALLEQRIEEEMLSLQNERSERIRTLLERQAHEIEAFDSESMRLGFSNMALTGIPAEAFNQGYPTPSPSSGSSGWPSRPVPRSGSHWSHSVQNSVATPSWRSQNHGGAGFSRAESITSSHGIGRDSEMNKGGRGHSSSHHHHHHHHHQQQQMQQMQQMQMQQQQQQQQQQHYLPQHYQHHQSTPQLYRDSHERDPRERERAREWVGGGGHYSHHPQGHHHHHLASHASSQSLALLPPPPPPPPIPSPPPLPPPRFILLLVTRRLRRRGPERQGPKSDGPEEQPPASEEDGLGGAREWRGSDGGSAGDICHLPHF from the exons ATGCCCTCGAGTTCACGGGCGGGCAATCTGAAAGACCCCGAGGTGGCGGACCTCTTCTGCAAAGATGATCCGGAGAATCTGTTCGCTGACCTCCGTGAGATCGGCCACGGCAGCTTTGGAGCTGTATATTTT GCCCGAGATGTGCGCAACAATGAGGTGGTGGCCATCAAGAAGATGTCGTACAGCGGCAAGCAGACAAACGAG aaatgGCAGGACATCATTAAAGAGGTGAAGTTCCTGCAGAAACTTCGCCACCCGAACACTATCGAGTATCTGGGATGTTACCTGAAGGAACACACAGCATGG CTGGTGATGGAGTACTGCCTCGGCTCAGCCTCAGACCTGCTCGAAG tTCACAAAAAGCCACTTCAAGAAATGGAAATAGCTGCTATTACCCACGGTGCACTGCAGGGACTAGCATATCTTCACTCTCACAATATGATTCACAG GGATGTGAAAGCAGGCAACATCCTGCTGACGGAGCCTGGTCAGGTCAAACTGGGCGACTTCGGTTCTGCCTCCATCGTGGCTCCTGCCAACTCCTTCGTGGGGACTCCCTACTG GATGGCTCCGGAGGTGATCTTGGCCATGGATGAGGGTCAGTATGACGGCAAGGTGGACGTCTGGTCGCTGGGCATCACCGCCGTAGAGCTGG CTGAGAGGAAGCCCCCACTCTTCAATATGAATGCTATGAGTGCCTTATATCACATCGCTCAGAACGAGAGCCCCATCCTCCAGTCCAACCACTG GTCTGATTCCTTCCGCAACTTTGTCGACTCCTGCCTACAGAAGATTCCCCAGGACCGGCCTACCTCGGACGTGCTGCTCAAT CATCGGTTCTTGTGCCGCGAGCGTCCGCTGACCGTGATCATGGACCTGATCGCACGAACCAAGGATGCAGTGCGGGAGTTGGACAACCTGCAGTACCGCAAGATGAAGAAGATCCTCTTCCAGGAGACCCAGCAGAACGGCCCCCGTGTCCGAGGAGGGGACGATGAGGAG gaggtggagcagtACCTGTTGCGGACGGGCACCGTCAACAGTATGGAGAGCTCCCAGTCAGTTCCCAGTATGTCCATCTCAGCCAGTTCccacagcagctctgtcaaCAGCCTGGCCGACGCCTCTGACGACAGCAGCAATGAGATGGCCATGATGCAGGAGGGCGAACACACGGTCACGTCCAACAGCTCCATCATTCACCGGCCCACG ggtCAGGATAACATCTATGACGACCCTTACCAGCCCGAGATGGACCAACCCCAGGTTCCCTCAGCTGTACGCCGTCGAGCCTACTATCGCAACCGTGACCACTTTGCCACCATCAGAACTGCCTCCTTG GTGACCCGTCAGATCCAGGAGCATGAGCAGGGCTCTGCGCTGCGAGAGCAGATGTCCGGATACAAACGAATGAGGCGGCAGCACCAGAAGCAGCTGATGGGGCTGGAAAACAAGCTGAAGGCGGAGATGGATGAGCACCAGCTGAAGCTGGACAAGGAGCTGGAGAACCAGAGGAACAGCTTCTCCACCGAGGCTGACAAGCTGTCCAAGAAGCACCAGGCCATCCTGGAGAAAGAG ACGAAAGCAGCTCTGACGGAGGAGAAGAAGTTCCAGCAGCACATACAGGGTCAGCAGAAGAAAGAACTCACCAGTTTACTAGAATCACAAAAACGCCAGTATCGCCAACGCAAGGATCAGCTGAAAGAG GAGCTGAGCGAGAACCAGTCGACGCCGAAGCGCGAGAAGCAGGAGTGGTTGATCCGTCAGAAGGAGTGTTTGCAGCAGATGCaagcggaggaggaggccagtCTGCTCAGGAGGCAGCGGCAGTACTACGAGCTGCAGTGTCGTCAGTACAAGAGGAAGATGTTGCTGGCTCGACACAACCTGGAGCAGGACCTGCTCAGAGAG GACCTGAACAAGAAGCAGACTCAGAAAGATCTGGAGTGCGCCATGTTGCTGCGACACCACGAGTCCACCCAGGAGCTGGAGTTCAGGCAGCTGAGCTCAGTGCAACGAACTCGGGCCGAACTGATCCGAACGCAGCACCAGACCGAGCTGACCAACCAGATGGAGTACAACAATCGTCGTGAGCAAGAACTTCGCCAGAAACACACCATGGAAGTCCGGCAGCAGCCCAAGAGCCTCAAG TCCAAAGAGCTGCAGATCAAGCGTCAGTTCCAGGAGACGTGTAAGATCCAGACCCGTCAGTACAAAGCTCTGAGGAACCACCTGCTGGAGAGCACTCCCAAGTCCGACCACAAAGCCGTCCTCAAACGCCTCAAAGAGGAGCAAACGCGTAAGCTGGCCATCCTGGCCGAGCAGTACGACCACTCCATCAACGACATGCTGTCCACACAGGCT CTGCGACTGGACGAGACCCAGGAGGCGGAGTACCAGGTGCTGCggatgcagctgcagcaggagctggagctgctcaaCGCCTACCAGAGCAAGATCAAGATCCACACCGACACGCAGCACGAGCGAGAGGTGAAGGACCTGGAGCAGAGGGTGTCCATCCGCCGAGCGCTGCTGGAGCAAAGG ATCGAGGAAGAGATGCTGTCGCTGCAGAACGAGCGATCGGAGAGAATCCGCACTTTGCTCGAGCGCCAGGCGCATGAGATCGAGGCCTTCGACTCGGAGAGCATGCGGCTCGGCTTCAGCAACATGGCGCTGACCGGCATCCCCGCCGAGGCCTTCAACCAGGGCTACCCGACCCCCAGCCCCTCGTCGGGCTCCAGCGGCTGGCCGTCGCGGCCCGTCCCGCGCTCGGGCAGCCACTGGAGCCACAGCGTGCAGAACTCAGTGGCGACTCCGTCCTGGCGCAGTCAGAACCACGGAGGAGCAGGTTTCAGCCGTGCCGagtccatcacctcctcccacGGTATCGGCAGGGACAGCGAGATGAACAAGGGCGGCAGGGGCCACTCGTCctcccaccatcaccaccaccatcaccaccaccagcagcagcagatgcagcagatgcagcagatgcagatgcagcagcagcagcagcagcagcagcagcagcactacCTCCCCCAGCACTACCAGCACCACCAGAGCACGCCGCAGCTCTACCGCGACAGCCATGAGCGTGACCCCCGGGAGCGTGAACGTGCCAGGGAGTGGGTGGGAGGAGGGGGCCACTACTCCCATCACCCCCAgggccaccaccaccaccacctcgcCTCCCACGCCTCCTCCCAGTCCCTGGCGCTTCTTCCACCACCGCCTCCGCCTCCCCccatcccctctcctcctcctctcccccctcctcgcttcatcctcctcctcgtcacaAGGAGGCTACGGAGGCGGGGGCCTGAGCGTCAGGGGCCCAAATCTGATGGCCCTGAGGAACAGCCCCCAGCCTCTGAGGAGGACGGCCTCGGGGGGGCCAGGGAGTGGCGGGGGAGCGATGGTGGCTCAGCCGGAGACATCTGTCACCTCCCACATTTCTAA